Genomic segment of Phycisphaerae bacterium:
GAAGAGCGCCTACCTGCGGAAACCGTGGAACCCGCCGCCACCGCCGCGAAATCCGCCGAATCCGCCTCTGTTAAATCCACCGCCTCCAAAGCCTCCGCCGCCAAATCCGCCTCCGCCATGAAACCCGCTAAAACGACTTGAGAGGCTGTCGCCATAATTGCGCGATGACCAGTCGTTGTGCATCTGCTGCTGATAGCCGTGATTCTGCCAGCCTTGGGACCGTTCGGCGTTTTGCCAGCCGCCGCCCCCGCCCCCGCCGTAGTGCTGCCAGTCGCCCGTACCCTCACGCTTGTACACATTTCCGTCCTTACCCGCATAGACGTTGTTCTGCGGCCCTTTCACGACGGCGCCGCCCTGGTTGCCCTGGACGCCCCACATCGACTTGCCGCCCGAAGTCTCGGCCCAGCCGGCGCGACCGGCTTCTCCGGAGACGTGGCCGCCCGCGGCCCATTGATCCCCCTTGGTCGCGACGCTGTGGCCCCACGACTGGTAGCCGTTGGTCGCGCTGGCGTGGGCGCGCGAGACGCCAGTGTAGGGGTTGTAGGCCTGGTGGACCTCGCCCGCGCCGTACGGTCCGTAGTGGTAAGCGCCGCGGGAGAAGGCGCCGGTGACGGAGTTGTAACCCGCGTAGTGCGCGGCGCCGCCGTAGGGACCGTAGTAGCCGCAACTGCGATAGTAGCCGCCGTAGCCGTAGTGATACGCGGCGGCGCATCCGTAGGAATAGTACGCGGGCGTACACGCGTAGTATGAGTTGCTTGAGCCGGCCAAGAGCGCGCCGGTCAACATGCCCGCGCCGAACATCAGCGTCCCCGTGGCCGCGACGTACTCTCCCGAATAGCCGCTGGTGTAGCCGACTTGCACCGTGTCCGGCGTCGAGTCGTATACCTTGACGTAGGTGACGTTGTAAACCGGACTCGAAGACGGAATGGTGTAGATCTGCGGCGGCACGGACGCGCAGACGGTCCATGGACCGGTCGCCGACGGCGCCATAAACCAGACGCCCTGACTGCAGCAATAGTATTTTTGATCAAGGCCTATGACTTCGTACGGCGAATTGACGGCATAGGACATCGACGTGCCGTCAATGGGTTTGAACTTGGGCGGGCCGTCGTATTCGACCTTCACCTTCGCTTCGCTGCGCTTGATCGTGGCCAAGTGTGGGACGGAGGCCAGTAGCGTCGCGTCGCGGGCTTGAGAGGTGCCGGGAACGTTTGCGAGGACATCCGCAACGGGGCTGTCTAGCGGGATTTTTGCGAAATCCGGCGGCAGGCTGGTCGTGGCGGCCGACCACGGGCCCATCAGGGAGTCGGCGCTGAACCAGCGCCCCGCGACCATGAAGTAGGTCTTGTCGCTGTTGGTTTCGAGAAACAGCGGCATGGTCGGGTTGCTCACGTACATCAGAGCAGTGCCGGCGATGGGCGTGTAGGCCGGCTCGCCCTGGGTCACGATGAGTTCCGCGGGTTCGATACTGGCGAATACGCGCGGGGATGGCGATTGCTTGCCGGGGATGTTCTTGCGGACGCTGTCCCATACGGGATCGGTGGGCAGGTTATTGAATTCCGAGGGCAGGCCCTGCGCGGCGGCCCAGGGACCCTTGGCGGCATCAGGGGCGGTCAGCCACGAATCACTGTTCTGGAGGTAGTATTGGGAGTCCTTTTCGTTAAGGAACACCGGCCAATTGGTATTCACGGCGGCCATGAGCCGCGTACCCTTGATAGGGCGGAACTGGGGCGCCCCCATGAAGATCACGAGTATGGCGGGCTGATCGCTGTAGAGAATCTTGGGCGGATCGAGGTTGACGTTGACGGCGGGCGGTTTGTTTGGCGCGTCGTGCAAGCAGGCAAGGACGCGGTCCAGCGACACTTCGAGGTAGTCTTTTTTCGGCAGCACCTCATGGGCGATCTTCTTGAGGGATTCGGTCTGTGAGGCGGAGGCCGGCGGAAAGCGGACATTGGTTTGCAGATTCGTGATCATGACGACGTTGCGGTCGTGATCGACGAAGGTGTCGCCCTTGACTTCCAGAACTCCGTAGACAGGCTCCTTTTTGTGATGCTCAACCGCCATGGCCATGCGGAAGCAGATCTTCGCGTAGTTGTCCCATTGGTCGATCTGGGGCTGATAGAGAATGACCTTGTCGCGGTGCTTTTCGAAGACGCGCGGCCAAGTCGGCTCGGAGCGGTCCGGGGCGTCCGCCGCCGGCGCGCCGGTGTCACCGGTCTGAGCCGAGGCGGTCGAGACGGCGACGAGCATTATCGTGTTGAGTGAGAAGAAAACGAGAAACGTCAATCGGGGTGTGGTACACATCGCACTCACTCCTTTCATTTTGATGCGGCAATTCAACAGCAACGCGATGAGGAGGCCGGGGCCTCACGGGACAGGGGAGGGCGAGTGCTCCTTTACCAGTAAAGTAATGTAACCGATCGCCAGGCGCCCGTCACTCTGCCAGGGGTCGCCTTCGCCATTTCGACCCTCTTTTTGCCTTTGAAACGATTCGATCCAACTCACGGTAGTAAGGACGCCCGCCCTCCGGAGGTCGTCCATCAAAAGGTCTCGATCGGCATCGACGTTGGGCGAAATGTGGTGGGTAATCTGCCCGGTCAGATGGCTGAACCCGACGTGGGTATCAAAAGTGGCGGCCCCCCACCACAGCGGCCGCCCCTGGTCGTCGAGTTTGTCAGACCGCCAGAACCGCACGTGGTGCCGCTCGCGCGGGTTGTCGCCGACAGGCTTTTCGAAGGCGAGGTCCTGCTTTCGGCCGAAGAGAAACAGCGGGCTGACCGGGGCCTCGTCGAAGGGCCGTTTGAAAACCACGCCTACGGCGATGCGCAGTGAACTTTCGATAGTGATGGGATCGGCGGGATACCAGCCGGCCGCGAGCATTCCCCGATGCAGTTGTTCGTCCGATCCAACGAGGGCGACGTTCAACGGATCGCCGGGGAGGCCGCTTTTGGTATGGGTCACGGTCGCGGCGTCGGCCAGCGCGGGATGGCGCTCTTCGTGGCGGCGCCAGACGAGGGGCAGAATCAGGAAGGCGACGGCGACATAGATGATCACGAGACCGACGAGCAGACGGATCGCCCGATGAAGCCCGACGCGGCGTCTGAGGGGGGCAGAGATATCGGCTTGCAGCACGGTCTCAACATTTCTGTCACGGCTTCCCATTCGAACCATACCTGGCGGAGGTTAGAACTGCGCAATCCGCTCAAGACACCAGAAGGCGCCCAGCGCGCCAATGCAAGTTGCAGTTAGTGAAGTCATGCGTTGGGTCACTACGGAGGGGAATTCGAATCTGCTGGCGACAGCGATTAGGGCTACCGTCGCCGCGATGAACGCAATTTGCCCTAATTCCACACCAATGTTGAAGCACAGCAGGGCGAGGGGGATCGCATTTTCCGGCAGACCGGCCTCGCTGAGCGCGCCGGCGAAGCCGAACCCGTGCAGCAGCCCAAACGCGAACGCAATCACCCATGGCCGGCGCGCCGTCAATCCCGGTTTGCCCTGCCTTCCGTGTACGATTTCCGCCGCCACAAACACGATGCTCAGCGCGATGACGGCCTCCACAGGCTTCTGTGGCACGTCGACGAATCCGAGCGTGGCCGCCGCGAGCGTGAGGCTGTGGGCCACGGTGAACGCGGTCACCGTCGCCACGACGCGCCGCCAGCCCCGCACCAGCAAGAGCAACGCCAGCACGAACAACAGGTGATCAATGCCGCCCCAGATGTGTTCGATTCCCAGCCACAAATAGGTTCCCGCCACGCTCCATCGGGTTGGCGTCGCGGCCATCTCCATCCACGGCTGTGAGGGGCGCACGAGGGCCGCCCCTTTGGTGCCGTCCAGCATCTCGAAGCGCACCAGCACGTCGGTGATCGTCAGTTGAAGTCCCGGAAACTCAATGCGCTTGCCGGCGAGGCCCCGCGGTCCGGCCTCAATCCAGCGCCGTTCGAGCCGCGAATCGGTCAACTCCTGCACGACGGGATCTCTCAGACTCCGGACGTCGTCGGGTAGCTTCAAGACGACGGGCAGGCGCATGCCGGCCAAGACCGGAGTGCGCCAGAGCACGCTGAACCGGCTGGGCGCGGTTTCCTTGAGTTCGAGATATGCGGGACGAGTTTCGTGCGCCTGAGCCGATGAGAACGCGCACAGCACTGCCAGCACAATGCCGGTTATGGTCTGCCGAGCGCGTTGCTGACGCATCATTGTGCGCCCCCGCTCAAGGGGCCAGAGGCGGCAGCGGTAGCGTCCGCGGACGGCGCCGCAGCCGTACTTGCGCTCTCCGGCGGCTCGGGCACCAGCACGGTGTATTTGGCCCGGAGCTCCTGATACGCCTTCTGCCAGGCCAGCGCCTTCTGCTCACCGAGCCATGCCGTCTTCACGTCCGGCTCCACTTCCTCGAAGTCTGGCACGCGACCGGGAATCGCGGTGTCCACGAACACCAAATGCCAACCGAAGCCGGACTCGATCGGCCCCTGCCACGAACCGATCGGGAGATTCGCAACCGCCTGGGCGAACTGCGGCCCGAATTCCTTGCCAAGATAATCCGGCGCGCGGTCGCGGTAATACTCCTGGGACATGAACGAGTCGGCGAATGAGTCGGGGAGCTGCACATCCTCCGACTGGCCGCCGAGCTGCGCCATCGCCTTGGCCGCGTCGTCACGAGCGCGTTCCCCGCGACGGTCGGGGGAGAAGTAGAGATGCCGAAAGCTGATGCGCCTGGGCATGGCAAACTTGTCGGAGTACTTCGCGTACCATGTTCTGAGCTCGGCGTTGGTCGGCTCGCGCGCTGCGGCGGTGTCCTCGGCCAGGAATTGCATCTTTTGCGCCATGCGTCGCTTTACGATGGTGTCTTCTCTGTCGAGGCCCATTTCCAGCCCTTCACGATACAGAACTTCTTCCTGCACCTTGTTTTCAACCAGACGCGCGAATTCCTCGGCTGTCGGCTGGCGTTTCCATTGCGCCTGGAAGACCAGCACGAGCTGGCCGAGGTCGTCGAGGGACAGTCGAATCTCCTTGGACGACGGCGCCGGTTCGCGCGCCGGTTGTACATAGCGGAACACGGCAAACAGTGCCGCTCCGATCAGGGTAAAGTGCAACAGTGGTTCATGTAACAGGCGTTTCATGAGATGCATAACTTGCAGCGCGACCCGAGACTACTGCGTCGGGGCCTGCGCTTTCGAGTCTGTTAAGCGCGCAAACATTGCATTCGTTGCTACTACGGCCTAGCTCGACTTATTCCTGCGTACCGGGGTGCGGGTCAATATCGGTGTGCAGGAAGGCGTCCTGACTTCGCTTGTCGTACTCGCCCTTGTTTAGCTTCACGAGGTTGGACGGACCTTTGGCAAGGATCTCGTAGTTGGCATAGCCGAATTCGTTGTTGCGCGCCGCAAAATACTGGTCGGCGAGCTTGTACACCGCCAGCGCGAATGGCGTACCGCCAACATTGATCACGAGCTTGCCGTTATTAATTGAATACGGCGTGGGCAAGGTCTGGTAATCGTCCCTTGGCAGATTTCCAGTCCCGCTGGGCAACGTCGCACGCCCGCCGATGTGCAGCGTGAGGGCGTTCCCTTCGGTATCGAAACGAACTTTGAACGGTTCGCCCGTTACGTTGTTGCGCAGCCAGATGGATTTGCCGACGAGAAGGGCCTTCAACTGCTCGTCGTCGAGCGCCGTCGCTTTTTTGGCTTTAAGTTCGGAAACGGTCAGGCCAGGTTTGGCTTCCTTGCGCGCTTCGGCGCTGGGCGTGTACCAGATGGGTGAGCTCCAGGCGCGTTCCTGAACGGTGGCCGGCACGACATCGGGCGGCGCGATTCCAACTTCACGCGCTTGGATGGTTGTCCAGCGCGGCGTGGGAATCTCCAAAACGCGTGCGTAGTAGAAGGCGTGCAGACTTGGGTCAAAGTTTGGATCGGTCCACACCGCATTGAGTTGCACTGCGCCAACCGTGTTTTCGTATGTGGCATTCTTGATGTCCACCGTGCTTTGAATTGGCGGCACTGAATCCGTCGTGGGGTCCATTTTGCGGTCGCCGGCCCAGACTACGTCGTAGATGTTCTCGAAACTCTGGCCGCTCTTCGTCCAGCCCTTGATGATTTGAACGCGATCCAGGTTGCCCGAGGTCGGGTCCTTCACCCCCCAGACGATGAAGGTCGGGGCCTTCGCCTTGAGGGGCGGCAGGTCGCCACCCATGGGTACGCCACCGGCATAGGCTGGTTTGACCCAATCGTTCTGCTTCAACATGGCCGCGTCGTAATCCCAACCGCCGAAGAAGCGAATCTTGATGCGCGGGCCGCTCGTGCCAAAAGTCTCCTTGCGGTACATCGCGTCCCAGATCGAAGCGCGGGTGTTTTCTTCGGCCCACACACCGGACAGGCCGGCGGGACTTTCGAGGCGCACGTCCAACCCGGTGAAGATGTGACCGGCCATGCGGGTTTCAATGGCGCCGTCATTGATGCCATGGCCGCCATAGAAGTTGTTTTGGCGATATGGACTTCCGGAATTGTGCGAATCGGATCCGCATACGAAGCCGAATTTGTAAGGGTTGTAGCCGTTCGCGTCCTGTAGCGCCAGGCCGTCCTTCAACGCCTGCCGCGCGTAGCTGCCGACAATCTTTGGGATCCGGCCGGACTCTTCAGGAAGACCGATCAGAAAACTCGTAATCTCGTAATTGGCGAATTCATCGTTCGGGGAAAGCAAGGGGTGGGTCTCGGATTGCCCTTTGATCTGCTTGATCTCGATCAAGCGCTCGTTGCGCATGCGTGCGTCCGCCCAGGCGGCGTCGATGGGCCGGCCAAGACTGTCAACGTCGGTCGGATACATCCAGCCGTCGCTCAAATTGGCGTTGTGAGAGATGGCCAGCAGCTCGTTGCCGGCCTTGCGCTGCGCGTCCATCCACCTCCACAAGTCCTCCGGATGCCAGGAGTCCAGCATGCTGAACGGCATGTCGCAGACATGGGCGGAATCGCGGAAGTAAATGTTGCGATGCAGATTGCGATTATTGTACTGCGAGGTGTACTCGTAGGAGCAGAACGCAGTGAACTTGCCCGGATGGTTATTCTCGTCGGCGAGTTTGCAGTTCTCTTTCCAGATCGTGCCGGCCACCTCCGGACTCATGAACGCTTTGATGGGCGGTTTGCTGACGAGCGAGACGAGATAAGTGAATACCTTGAGAACTTCCTGGGGATTGTCCGGATCCTTGAGGATCAGTCCCTGGGCCTCCGGCATCTTGCTGACAGCCGAGCCTGGGGTATTGGCTTGCTTGGTGACCCCAACGTACTCGGAGTGGTCGGTCACACCCATCCAGTCCAGCGGCGTGTCAATCCTGATGTCATAGCCCTGCGGATGCTTGAGCGTCTGGCCTTGCGCATACTTGTAGGCTTCGTTCGGCCCCGTGAGGTGATTGCCGAACAACCAGGCGTCTACCGACCAACTGGTGTGGATGTGTTGTTCGCCGAAATAGGCGTCGCGTTCCGGATTCGGTGCGGCGATTGACGGCGCCACCGCGGCCAAGCTCAGGGTTATAGCGGTAATCAGTTTTTTCATCTTGACCTCACATTCCTGCGTGAATCTGGTGGTCGCGCGGCAACGCCGGATGACGCGGGCACCGCGCGGCTCCCAACCGGTAGAGCGCCGACCCTTACTCGCGGCCGGCGGCGGCTTGCTTCATGCCCTCTTCGAGCTTTTTGATTTCCTCGGGGCTCAGTTTCGGTCGGTCAACCTTGATCGTGAGTTTGTTGAGCTTCCCGGTAAAGGTGAACGGAGGGCGGTAGTCCGCATCGTTCACGCCGGTCAGCGTGTCGGAGCCGACGTCGAAGGCCTCGTCCCACTGCAGAATCATGGGCAGCGTATGCGGCATGGATTCAGTGGCCACGGTTTTTCCATCCACTTTGAGTGTTCCGGTGCCGGGGCGGCCAAGACCGCTCATGTTGTTGAAGGCGAGCGTCCCGACGCCGAGACCGTCATACTTGAAGTCGAATTCGACAATGTGCCGGCCGGGCGAAAGCGCTTCCGGTCCTTCCCACTTGATGCGCTTCAGATCAATGAGGTTCCACAGGAACACCGGCCTGCCCTTGAGCAGGTAAAACCCATAGCCGGCGAAGCGACCGCCGGAGGTGAGGATCATGCCCTCCGCGCCACCTTGCGGCACTTCAATGTCCGCGGTGATCGTATAGGAGCTGTTGAGAATGGCGGGAGAGTCGCCCTGCGGCAGGCCGGTCATGGGTCGCGTATAGACGAACTCGGTGCGACCGGCGGTGATGTTCGGGCGCGGGGCCACGATGCGGGCGGCCACGGAGGCGTCCATCGGGAAGACCTGATATTTCTTCGCCTCCGCGATGAACATCTCCTTCAGTTGCTTCACTTTTTCCGGATGCTGGTCCGCGAGGTTCCGGGACTGGCTGAAGTCCTTGCTCAGGTCGTAGAGTTCGAGCACCTGGTTGTTGAGCGGGTCGGGATTGGCGGGGCCGAAGGCCTCCCACGGCGCGCGGTTGACCTTGGTGGCAAGGAGCCAGCCATCGTGATACAGGGCCCACTGGCCGAACATCTCGAAATACTGGGTTTTGTGTCGTGAGGGTTCTTTGGCATTCTTCTCGTCGAAGGTATAGACCAGGCTCGTGCCTTCGATCGGCGCCTGTCGGATGCCGTCCGCATATTCGGGAGCGGTGATCCCGCAGGCCTCGAGAATGGTGGGCACGATGTCAATGATGTGGCAGAACTGTTCGCGCAGGCCGCCCTGATCCTTGATCCGCGCCGGCCAGGAAATGGCCATGCATTGACGGATACCGCCGAGTCTGGAAGCGTTCTGTTTGAACCAGGTGAAAGGCGTATCGAAGGCCCACGACCAGCCTGCCGACATGTGGTTGTAGGTCTCTTCCGTGCCCCAGACGTCGTACCACTTCATTTGTTCCTCGACCGGCATCTGGTTGATGCCGTTGAAGAACGCGACTTCGTTGGGCGTGCCCAGCGGGCCGCCCTCGGCGCTGGTGCCGTTGTCTCCGTTGATGTAGATGATGAGCGTGTTGTCGAGCTTGCCCATGTCCTCGACGGCCTGGATGACCCGGCCGATTTCGTGGTCGTTGTACGCTTCATAGGCCGCGAAGATTTCCACCTGCTTGATATAGAGCTTTTTCTCTTCGGGCGTACAGTCGTCCCAGTTCTTGATGACCTGCGTGGGCCAGGGCTCAAGCTGGGTGTCCTTGGGGATCACGCCGAGGCGCTTCTGGTTCTCGAAGATTCGCTCGCGCACCTTGTTCCAACCGTCGTCGAACAAGTGCAAGGCACTGATCTTCTCCACCCACTCCCGGGTCGGATGATGCGGCGCGTGCGTCGCGCCAGGGGCATACTTGACGAAGAAAGGCTTGCCCGGATCAATCTGATGGATGCGATTCAAGTAATCAATAGCGTCGTCGGCCATTCCGGTGACCAGGTTCCAGCCCGGCTTGCCCTCAAAGGGATAGATTTGCGTTGTGTTGCGGAAAAGGTTCGGCTGCCATTGATTGGCGTCGCCGCCGACGAAGCCGAAGAAGTAGTCGAAGCCCTGCCCGATGGGCCAATTCTCAAAAGGCCCGACCTGGCTCGCCGCGAAGGCGGGGACGTTGTGGTCTTTGCCGAACCAGGAGGTGGCGTAGCCGTTCTCCTTGAGGATGCGACCGATGGTGGCCTTGTCCTTCGCAATGATGCTGTTGTAGCCGGGGAAGCCGGTGGATTGCTCGGAGATCACGCCGAAGCCGGCCGAGTGATGATTGCGCCCGGTGATGAGCGCTGCGCGGGTCGGCGAGCAGAGCGCGGTGGAATGAATGTTGTTGTAGCGCAGGCCGTTCTTCGCGATGCGGTCCATGGTCGGTGTCGGGATAACGCCGCCGAACGTGCTGGGGACGCCGAAACCCGAGTCGTCGGTAATGATGAGCAGCACGTTGGGCGCTCCCTTGGGAGGCACAACGCGCGGCGCCCACCAGGCCTTGGAGCGCAGTGCATCATCCTTAATCACTCCATCGAACTTCGGATCAGGTGGCGGGAGTTGTTTTCCATCGATGGTGGTCGTCGCGCCGGGCGAACCGACTGTTCCCGTCGTCTCTTGCGAGTTCGCTCGGTTCGCGACGATGAATACCGCCAACGCCACAGCGCAGGCAACGCGCAAATTGGCACGCATCATGTTGATCTCCCTTTATTGGCTGTTAATGACTGACGCGGATTCAACCTGCTGCCGCGCGCCCGCCTGAGTTCCCGCTCCGGCGAGGTCGGTCAGTGTACGAGGGTAGCCCAAAAAACGCCATAGCGAGTCATGATGGCAACCGGTTCCCCCTGAAAGAGGGCCTACGCGCCAAGTTGAACGCTGGCCAGACCGCTGGGCACGTCATCGCAGAAGTCGAAGATCTTGTCGAGACCGGTCACGAGGAAGACGCCCCAGGCGCTGGTGCTGATACCGCAGAGACGGAGCTTTCCGCCACCGGTCGCGTGCATCAGCTTCCTGAGCTTGAGGAGCTTGGCGATGTTGGAGGAGTTGAGGAAGTTAACGGAGGAGAAATCGAGAACGGCGTGGGCGCCGTGGCGGCGCTCAAGGGTTTCGTGCAGCGCGTTCAGGTCGTCGGAAAACAGCGGGTCGTCCTGAAGCTCGGCCAGCACGATGTTGTCGGACCAGTCTTTGAGAGACATCGAGGCCAACTTATCGGCTGGAAGTGACAGTGTCAAATTGGGCGGAACGCGTCGGGAAGCGGAGGAAAGGGCGGAGCCGGGCCAGCGTTCGCGGGCCGATGCCCGGTATGGGTGAGAGGCTACCGGCAGATTGAAAAAAGGGACGTTCGGAATTGGGGTCGGCGGCGCGCTGCGAATCCCGATAGGCGACAATTTTTCGGGCCAGCGATTCACCAATACCGGGGAGTTGCGCCAACTCAAACCACTGGGCGGTATTCGGATCAACCCCCATGTTAAGCGCCATGCTGTCAATGCTGGGCCGTCCGAGATTTGCACCGGCAGGGCGGAGGATTCCGCCAAATGCAAGGGTGGACAGAAGCAGCGCGCCGACCAAAGCCAGGGCGGGCAGTGCGGACGGTAATCGGGCGTCCTTAAGGGGCATGGACGCCGCAGGGTGATTTCCGAAGGCCACTTGCACAGGTCGCATGTTATACCCGAAGTAGGTAGTGCGGCCCGGTCGAGGATCGCTTACGAAGCTGTTATGCCGCAGCGCGGGCCGGAACGGGGGGTAAAAGGTGGTGGGTGGGATAGAAGGCACGGGCCGGCCCTGTCAGACGGGGGCTGCCAGGCCATGCAGATACTACGCAACCCCGCATGCACCCTGGAGTTGGATTCGCCTCCCAACGTGGCGGATTCGGCGTACGGAACGGTCGGTTCGAGCCGGCTTTGAGGTTATCCGGACGCTTCTAACCAATGGGGGAATCAGGGGTCTAAACAGAGCAACCTGCCATCGCCGTGCTTCCCAATGCCTGAAGCCGACCGGCGGGAGATATGGTCCCGGTGGGAGATTGTGCGCCGGGGAGACCACGCGTATAGTGCGCGGTTCGATCAAACCTCCAGGATAAAGCTCCACGGAATAACCATTATGCCAGCCACAGAGTGTTTGGACCGGATGGGAGTCCGGTCTGACGAACGATTTGTCACCACGGAGGACGAAACACTGTCGAACGCGAATGTGCTCAGCGCGATCCAGCTTGGGCCCATCGATGACCGGACGCCGTCCCAGCGACGGGCCGAGAAGCTATTCCAGTATTTTGTCATCGTCGCAGGACTCATCGGACTGACTGTCGCTTTCGCCAGTGGACGGGTCTTTGAGCGGTTCTCCCTGTGGCAGACGGCATGGGGCAGCTCGTTCTGGATCATGTCGCTGGCGTACGGTGGGTTGATGTACGCCGTATTGGTGTGGCGCGTGATCCTCTGGCGGCGGTATCGGCCGATGGAAGCCGTGCCGGACGAACAACTGCCGTTTGTGTCCGTCATTATCCCGGCGTTCAACGAAGGAGCCCTGGTCAAGCAGTCCATCCTCTCGGTCGCGGCGTCGAATTATCCGACGGACCGGCTAGAAATCATCGCGATCGACGACGGCAGCGCGGATGACACGTGGCTGCACATCCTGACGGCGGCGCGGCAGGGAGAAAAGCGCGTAAAGATCCATACGCTGAGGCAGCCCACCAATAAAGGCAAGCGCGAGGCGCTGGTGCTCGGTTTTGACAAAGGGCGGGGCGACGTCTTCGTGACGATCGACTCGGACAGCATGATCCACGCGGACGCGCTGCGCAACGGCGTGACGCCGCTGGTGCGCGATCCGCGGATCGGATGCGTGGCGGGCTGCGTTGAGGTGATGAACCCCCGGCAGAGCATCTTCACGCGCTTCCTGAAATGTACCTTCAGCCTGTCGTTCAAGTTCGTGC
This window contains:
- a CDS encoding LssY C-terminal domain-containing protein, whose protein sequence is MGSRDRNVETVLQADISAPLRRRVGLHRAIRLLVGLVIIYVAVAFLILPLVWRRHEERHPALADAATVTHTKSGLPGDPLNVALVGSDEQLHRGMLAAGWYPADPITIESSLRIAVGVVFKRPFDEAPVSPLFLFGRKQDLAFEKPVGDNPRERHHVRFWRSDKLDDQGRPLWWGAATFDTHVGFSHLTGQITHHISPNVDADRDLLMDDLRRAGVLTTVSWIESFQRQKEGRNGEGDPWQSDGRLAIGYITLLVKEHSPSPVP
- a CDS encoding HupE/UreJ family protein, giving the protein MMRQQRARQTITGIVLAVLCAFSSAQAHETRPAYLELKETAPSRFSVLWRTPVLAGMRLPVVLKLPDDVRSLRDPVVQELTDSRLERRWIEAGPRGLAGKRIEFPGLQLTITDVLVRFEMLDGTKGAALVRPSQPWMEMAATPTRWSVAGTYLWLGIEHIWGGIDHLLFVLALLLLVRGWRRVVATVTAFTVAHSLTLAAATLGFVDVPQKPVEAVIALSIVFVAAEIVHGRQGKPGLTARRPWVIAFAFGLLHGFGFAGALSEAGLPENAIPLALLCFNIGVELGQIAFIAATVALIAVASRFEFPSVVTQRMTSLTATCIGALGAFWCLERIAQF
- a CDS encoding peptidylprolyl isomerase, with amino-acid sequence MKRLLHEPLLHFTLIGAALFAVFRYVQPAREPAPSSKEIRLSLDDLGQLVLVFQAQWKRQPTAEEFARLVENKVQEEVLYREGLEMGLDREDTIVKRRMAQKMQFLAEDTAAAREPTNAELRTWYAKYSDKFAMPRRISFRHLYFSPDRRGERARDDAAKAMAQLGGQSEDVQLPDSFADSFMSQEYYRDRAPDYLGKEFGPQFAQAVANLPIGSWQGPIESGFGWHLVFVDTAIPGRVPDFEEVEPDVKTAWLGEQKALAWQKAYQELRAKYTVLVPEPPESASTAAAPSADATAAASGPLSGGAQ
- a CDS encoding DUF3604 domain-containing protein; the encoded protein is MKKLITAITLSLAAVAPSIAAPNPERDAYFGEQHIHTSWSVDAWLFGNHLTGPNEAYKYAQGQTLKHPQGYDIRIDTPLDWMGVTDHSEYVGVTKQANTPGSAVSKMPEAQGLILKDPDNPQEVLKVFTYLVSLVSKPPIKAFMSPEVAGTIWKENCKLADENNHPGKFTAFCSYEYTSQYNNRNLHRNIYFRDSAHVCDMPFSMLDSWHPEDLWRWMDAQRKAGNELLAISHNANLSDGWMYPTDVDSLGRPIDAAWADARMRNERLIEIKQIKGQSETHPLLSPNDEFANYEITSFLIGLPEESGRIPKIVGSYARQALKDGLALQDANGYNPYKFGFVCGSDSHNSGSPYRQNNFYGGHGINDGAIETRMAGHIFTGLDVRLESPAGLSGVWAEENTRASIWDAMYRKETFGTSGPRIKIRFFGGWDYDAAMLKQNDWVKPAYAGGVPMGGDLPPLKAKAPTFIVWGVKDPTSGNLDRVQIIKGWTKSGQSFENIYDVVWAGDRKMDPTTDSVPPIQSTVDIKNATYENTVGAVQLNAVWTDPNFDPSLHAFYYARVLEIPTPRWTTIQAREVGIAPPDVVPATVQERAWSSPIWYTPSAEARKEAKPGLTVSELKAKKATALDDEQLKALLVGKSIWLRNNVTGEPFKVRFDTEGNALTLHIGGRATLPSGTGNLPRDDYQTLPTPYSINNGKLVINVGGTPFALAVYKLADQYFAARNNEFGYANYEILAKGPSNLVKLNKGEYDKRSQDAFLHTDIDPHPGTQE
- a CDS encoding arylsulfatase; its protein translation is MRANLRVACAVALAVFIVANRANSQETTGTVGSPGATTTIDGKQLPPPDPKFDGVIKDDALRSKAWWAPRVVPPKGAPNVLLIITDDSGFGVPSTFGGVIPTPTMDRIAKNGLRYNNIHSTALCSPTRAALITGRNHHSAGFGVISEQSTGFPGYNSIIAKDKATIGRILKENGYATSWFGKDHNVPAFAASQVGPFENWPIGQGFDYFFGFVGGDANQWQPNLFRNTTQIYPFEGKPGWNLVTGMADDAIDYLNRIHQIDPGKPFFVKYAPGATHAPHHPTREWVEKISALHLFDDGWNKVRERIFENQKRLGVIPKDTQLEPWPTQVIKNWDDCTPEEKKLYIKQVEIFAAYEAYNDHEIGRVIQAVEDMGKLDNTLIIYINGDNGTSAEGGPLGTPNEVAFFNGINQMPVEEQMKWYDVWGTEETYNHMSAGWSWAFDTPFTWFKQNASRLGGIRQCMAISWPARIKDQGGLREQFCHIIDIVPTILEACGITAPEYADGIRQAPIEGTSLVYTFDEKNAKEPSRHKTQYFEMFGQWALYHDGWLLATKVNRAPWEAFGPANPDPLNNQVLELYDLSKDFSQSRNLADQHPEKVKQLKEMFIAEAKKYQVFPMDASVAARIVAPRPNITAGRTEFVYTRPMTGLPQGDSPAILNSSYTITADIEVPQGGAEGMILTSGGRFAGYGFYLLKGRPVFLWNLIDLKRIKWEGPEALSPGRHIVEFDFKYDGLGVGTLAFNNMSGLGRPGTGTLKVDGKTVATESMPHTLPMILQWDEAFDVGSDTLTGVNDADYRPPFTFTGKLNKLTIKVDRPKLSPEEIKKLEEGMKQAAAGRE
- a CDS encoding STAS domain-containing protein, encoding MSLKDWSDNIVLAELQDDPLFSDDLNALHETLERRHGAHAVLDFSSVNFLNSSNIAKLLKLRKLMHATGGGKLRLCGISTSAWGVFLVTGLDKIFDFCDDVPSGLASVQLGA
- a CDS encoding helix-hairpin-helix domain-containing protein, yielding MPLKDARLPSALPALALVGALLLSTLAFGGILRPAGANLGRPSIDSMALNMGVDPNTAQWFELAQLPGIGESLARKIVAYRDSQRAADPNSERPFFQSAGSLSPIPGIGPRTLARLRPFLRFPTRSAQFDTVTSSR